One region of Benincasa hispida cultivar B227 unplaced genomic scaffold, ASM972705v1 Contig513, whole genome shotgun sequence genomic DNA includes:
- the LOC120069608 gene encoding peptidyl-prolyl cis-trans isomerase FKBP43-like isoform X1, whose translation MAFWGTEVKPGKPFTQKFDDFKGRLHVSLATLGFGTATKKSVLQCNVGNKSPVYLCSLFPEKTECLQLNLEYEEADEVIFSVIGPRSIHLSGYFLGSCRHNNINDDNTESYGEDIANTETQSSEYGDEDNYEDSFINDEDPEVFSPSPISNEEDETFGKNKIRNKTCNGRRLRKSYQLSESDDEENSRSKNILKSGIPFSELESLDEENRPISSLCNNRTKGENAMAVEEKEAREHKVLHETSDLKIEFDGDFVTGVNGNTDGVFDDCQLNGCRELDFPIKSSEVSTKVGSKRKRKRKGEVSKRKSVEADGNSCSCATSGVEIQQDELKMDNTVNCVCEEKQETVPGAELLDNLSFPSADVGHEDSERPKKKKNKGSERGKIIENDGPCDHKPDKMDQDVQPTSDQTENHPMTKKVAKKKRTKAIENWDSLKSDISLSSSGAEKPTTETEDKESNGVSKSSQARTLPSGLVIEELEAGKPNGKVATLKRKISVLYVGKLKESGEIVDSTEDKLPYKFRLGTGQVIEGWNAGLDGMRVGEKRRLTVPPSMGYGNEGDGGNIPPDSWLVYDVELVKVH comes from the exons ATGGCTTTCTGGG GAACTGAAGTGAAGCCTGGAAAGCCCTTTACTCAAAAGTTTGATGACTTCAAAGGAAGACTTCATGTTTCACTG GCAACATTGGGGTTTGGTACAGCAACAAAGAAGAGCGTTCTTCAGTGTAATGTGGGGAATAAGAGTCCTGTCTATCTATGCTCATTGTTCCCCGAGAAGACTGAGTGTTTGCAactaaatttggaatatgaagaGGCTGATGAAGTCATTTTTTCTGTAATCGGTCCTCGAAGCATTCACCTTTCTGGTTATTTTCTAGGCAGTTGCCGACacaataatataaatgatgataACAC AGAATCCTATGGAGAAGATATTGCAAACACTGAAACACAGAGCTCTGAGTATGGTGACGAAGACAACTATGAGGATAGTTTTATCAATGACGAGGATCCAGAAGTTTTCTCCCCTTCTCCTATTTCAAATGAAGAAG ATGAAACTTTTGGCAAGAACAAAATCAGAAATAAAACTTGCAATGGTAGGCGGCTCAGAAAGAGTTATCAATTGAGTGAATCTGACGATGAAGAAAATTCTCGATCtaagaatattttaaaatctgGGATTCCTTTCTCAGAGTTGGAAAGTTTAGATGAAGAAAACCGTCCCATATCCTCCTTGTGCAATAATAGAACCAAGGGAGAGAATGCTATGGCTGTAGAGGAAAAGGAAGCAAGAGAGCACAAAGTCTTGCATGAAACCAGTGATTTGAAGATAGAATTTGATGGTGATTTTGTTACCGGAGTTAATGGAAATACTGATGGTGTATTTGATGATTGCCAGCTGAATGG ATGTAGGGAATTAGACTTTCCAATCAAATCTTCTGAAGTAAGCACAAAAGTTGGAAGTAAACGAAAGAGAAAACGGAAAGGAGAGGTGTCTAAGAGGAAATCTGTTGAAGCTGATGGTAATAGTTGTAGTTGTGCCACTTCAGGAGTTGAGATCCAGCAAGATGAATTGAAGATGGATAACACGGTCAATTGTGTGTGTGAAGAGAAACAGGAGACTGT CCCTGGAGCTGAACTACTTGATAATTTATCATTCCCTTCAGCTGATGTGGGCCATGAAGATAGTGAGagaccaaaaaagaaaaagaataaagggTCAGAGCGAGGGAAAATCATTGAAAATGACGGTCCATGTGATCATAAGCCTGACAAGATGGACCAAGATGTGCAACCCACTTCTGATCA GACTGAAAACCATCCAATGACAAAGAAAGTAGCCAAGAAGAAAAGGACCAAAGCAATAGAAAACTGGGATTCATTGAAGTCAGATATATCACTTTCTTCATCTGGTGCAGAGAAACCAACTACAGAAACTGAGGATAAGGAAAGTAATGGTGTCTCCAAGTCATCTCAAGCTAGAACTTTACCTAGTGGTTTGGTTATTGAAGAACTAGAAGCTGGGAAACCAAATGGAAAGGTTGCAACTTTGAAAAGAAAG ATTAGTGTGCTTTATGTTGGTAAATTGAAGGAGAGTGGTGAAATAGTTGACTCAACGGAGGACAAGCTTCCTTATAAATTCCGCTTGG GAACTGGGCAAGTTATAGAGGGTTGGAATGCTGGTCTTGATG GCATGCGAGTCGGCGAGAAACGAAGACTTACTGTTCCGCCCTCAATGGG ATATGGGAATGAAGGAGATGGAGGAAATATACCACCTGATTCCTGGCTCGTGTATGATGTCGAATTGGTAAAGGTCCATTAG
- the LOC120069600 gene encoding uncharacterized protein LOC120069600 — protein sequence MLSQSGSAGTGVQMCSGREGDFRSLGSESSQCEGDVEQSFPQYDDLSTVFGKDRAVGQSSENPYVMGTNAFREFEDEIRLGSQDCHIPEVCQTESTIKSR from the exons ATGTTAAGTCAGTCGGGTTCGGCTGGAACAGGAGTTCAAATGTGTTCAGGTCGAGAAGGAGATTTTCGATCTTTGGGTTCGG AGTCATCCCAATGCGAAGGGGATGTGGAACAGTCATTCCCACAATATGATGACCTCTCCACCGTATTTGGGAAAGACAGAGCAGTAGGGCAATCAAGTGAGAACCCATACGTGATGGGGACGAATGCATTCagagagtttgaagatgagattCGACTTGGATCACAAGACTGTCACATCCCTGAGGTTTGCCAGACAGAATCAACCATTAAATCAAGATGA
- the LOC120069608 gene encoding peptidyl-prolyl cis-trans isomerase FKBP43-like isoform X2, whose protein sequence is MAFWGTEVKPGKPFTQKFDDFKGRLHVSLATLGFGTATKKSVLQCNVGNKSPVYLCSLFPEKTECLQLNLEYEEADEVIFSVIGPRSIHLSGYFLGSCRHNNINDDNTESYGEDIANTETQSSEYGDEDNYEDSFINDEDPEVFSPSPISNEEDETFGKNKIRNKTCNGRRLRKSYQLSESDDEENSRSKNILKSGIPFSELESLDEENRPISSLCNNRTKGENAMAVEEKEAREHKVLHETSDLKIEFDGDFVTGVNGNTDGVFDDCQLNGELDFPIKSSEVSTKVGSKRKRKRKGEVSKRKSVEADGNSCSCATSGVEIQQDELKMDNTVNCVCEEKQETVPGAELLDNLSFPSADVGHEDSERPKKKKNKGSERGKIIENDGPCDHKPDKMDQDVQPTSDQTENHPMTKKVAKKKRTKAIENWDSLKSDISLSSSGAEKPTTETEDKESNGVSKSSQARTLPSGLVIEELEAGKPNGKVATLKRKISVLYVGKLKESGEIVDSTEDKLPYKFRLGTGQVIEGWNAGLDGMRVGEKRRLTVPPSMGYGNEGDGGNIPPDSWLVYDVELVKVH, encoded by the exons ATGGCTTTCTGGG GAACTGAAGTGAAGCCTGGAAAGCCCTTTACTCAAAAGTTTGATGACTTCAAAGGAAGACTTCATGTTTCACTG GCAACATTGGGGTTTGGTACAGCAACAAAGAAGAGCGTTCTTCAGTGTAATGTGGGGAATAAGAGTCCTGTCTATCTATGCTCATTGTTCCCCGAGAAGACTGAGTGTTTGCAactaaatttggaatatgaagaGGCTGATGAAGTCATTTTTTCTGTAATCGGTCCTCGAAGCATTCACCTTTCTGGTTATTTTCTAGGCAGTTGCCGACacaataatataaatgatgataACAC AGAATCCTATGGAGAAGATATTGCAAACACTGAAACACAGAGCTCTGAGTATGGTGACGAAGACAACTATGAGGATAGTTTTATCAATGACGAGGATCCAGAAGTTTTCTCCCCTTCTCCTATTTCAAATGAAGAAG ATGAAACTTTTGGCAAGAACAAAATCAGAAATAAAACTTGCAATGGTAGGCGGCTCAGAAAGAGTTATCAATTGAGTGAATCTGACGATGAAGAAAATTCTCGATCtaagaatattttaaaatctgGGATTCCTTTCTCAGAGTTGGAAAGTTTAGATGAAGAAAACCGTCCCATATCCTCCTTGTGCAATAATAGAACCAAGGGAGAGAATGCTATGGCTGTAGAGGAAAAGGAAGCAAGAGAGCACAAAGTCTTGCATGAAACCAGTGATTTGAAGATAGAATTTGATGGTGATTTTGTTACCGGAGTTAATGGAAATACTGATGGTGTATTTGATGATTGCCAGCTGAATGG GGAATTAGACTTTCCAATCAAATCTTCTGAAGTAAGCACAAAAGTTGGAAGTAAACGAAAGAGAAAACGGAAAGGAGAGGTGTCTAAGAGGAAATCTGTTGAAGCTGATGGTAATAGTTGTAGTTGTGCCACTTCAGGAGTTGAGATCCAGCAAGATGAATTGAAGATGGATAACACGGTCAATTGTGTGTGTGAAGAGAAACAGGAGACTGT CCCTGGAGCTGAACTACTTGATAATTTATCATTCCCTTCAGCTGATGTGGGCCATGAAGATAGTGAGagaccaaaaaagaaaaagaataaagggTCAGAGCGAGGGAAAATCATTGAAAATGACGGTCCATGTGATCATAAGCCTGACAAGATGGACCAAGATGTGCAACCCACTTCTGATCA GACTGAAAACCATCCAATGACAAAGAAAGTAGCCAAGAAGAAAAGGACCAAAGCAATAGAAAACTGGGATTCATTGAAGTCAGATATATCACTTTCTTCATCTGGTGCAGAGAAACCAACTACAGAAACTGAGGATAAGGAAAGTAATGGTGTCTCCAAGTCATCTCAAGCTAGAACTTTACCTAGTGGTTTGGTTATTGAAGAACTAGAAGCTGGGAAACCAAATGGAAAGGTTGCAACTTTGAAAAGAAAG ATTAGTGTGCTTTATGTTGGTAAATTGAAGGAGAGTGGTGAAATAGTTGACTCAACGGAGGACAAGCTTCCTTATAAATTCCGCTTGG GAACTGGGCAAGTTATAGAGGGTTGGAATGCTGGTCTTGATG GCATGCGAGTCGGCGAGAAACGAAGACTTACTGTTCCGCCCTCAATGGG ATATGGGAATGAAGGAGATGGAGGAAATATACCACCTGATTCCTGGCTCGTGTATGATGTCGAATTGGTAAAGGTCCATTAG